A genomic region of Streptomyces rimosus contains the following coding sequences:
- the ppdK gene encoding pyruvate, phosphate dikinase, whose product MPETQDPHVTPSEPSKFVYDFTEGNKDLKDLLGGKGANLAEMTNLGLPVPPGFTITTEACKVYLDSGQEPAALRAEVTEHLEALEATMGKKLGQADNPLLVSVRSGAKFSMPGMMDTVLNIGLSDASVSGLATQAGDERFAWDSYRRLIQMFGKTVLGVDGELFEEALEEAKRAKGVRVDVDLDAADLKALVGQFKDIVAKETGRDFPQEPREQMDLAIRAVFDSWNTDRAKLYRRQERIPGDLGTAVNVCSMVFGNLGPDSGTGVAFTRDPASGQQGVYGDYLQNAQGEDVVAGIRNTVPLADLEGIDKPSYDELMHIMETLETHYKDLCDIEFTIERGKLWMLQTRVGKRTAGAAFRIATQLVDQGLIDEAEALQRVNGAQLAQLMFPRFDETAKTQMIGRAIAASPGAAVGKAVFDSYTAVKWSRSGEKVILIRRETNPDDLNGMIAAEGILTSRGGKTSHAAVVARGMGKTCVCGAEELEVDTKRRCLTAPGGIVVEEGDLISIDGSSGKVYLGEVPVVPSPVVEYFEGRMHAGADDADELVKAVHRIMAYADRVRRLRVRANADNAEDAARARRFGAQGIGLCRTEHMFLGERREMVERLILADTDADREAALGGLLPLQKADFVELFEAMDGLPVTVRLLDPPLHEFLPDITELSVRVALAESRKDANENDLRLLQAVHKLHEQNPMLGLRGVRLGLVIPGLFAMQVRAIAEAAAERKNAAKGDPRAEIMIPLVGTVQELEIVREEAEQVIAEVEAARGVDLKLTLGTMIELPRAALTAGQIAESADFFSFGTNDLTQTVWGFSRDDVEASFFTAYLEKGIFGVSPFETIDKDGVGSLVRSAAEAGRATRPDLKLGVCGEHGGDPESVHFFHEVGLDYVSCSPFRIPVARLEAGRAAAESLGSDSR is encoded by the coding sequence GTGCCGGAAACACAAGATCCCCACGTAACCCCGTCCGAGCCTTCGAAGTTCGTCTACGACTTCACCGAGGGCAACAAGGACCTCAAGGACCTCCTCGGCGGCAAAGGTGCCAACCTCGCCGAGATGACCAACCTGGGGCTTCCCGTTCCGCCGGGGTTCACCATCACCACCGAGGCGTGCAAGGTCTACCTCGACAGCGGCCAGGAGCCCGCGGCACTGCGTGCCGAGGTCACCGAGCACCTCGAAGCGCTCGAAGCCACCATGGGCAAGAAGCTCGGCCAGGCCGACAACCCCCTTCTGGTGTCGGTGCGTTCCGGGGCGAAGTTCTCGATGCCCGGCATGATGGACACGGTGCTGAACATCGGCCTGTCCGACGCGTCGGTTTCCGGCCTCGCCACCCAGGCCGGCGACGAGCGCTTCGCCTGGGACTCCTACCGCCGCCTCATCCAGATGTTCGGCAAGACCGTGCTCGGCGTGGACGGCGAACTCTTCGAGGAGGCGCTGGAGGAGGCCAAGCGGGCCAAGGGCGTACGCGTCGACGTCGACCTGGACGCGGCCGACCTGAAGGCCCTCGTCGGCCAGTTCAAGGACATCGTCGCCAAGGAGACCGGGCGGGACTTCCCGCAGGAGCCCCGCGAGCAGATGGACCTCGCCATCCGCGCGGTCTTCGACTCGTGGAACACCGACCGCGCCAAGCTCTACCGCCGCCAGGAGCGCATCCCCGGCGACCTCGGCACGGCCGTCAACGTCTGCTCCATGGTCTTCGGCAACCTCGGCCCGGACTCCGGCACCGGCGTCGCCTTCACCCGCGACCCGGCCAGCGGCCAGCAGGGCGTCTACGGCGACTACCTCCAGAACGCGCAGGGCGAGGACGTCGTCGCGGGCATCCGCAACACCGTGCCGCTCGCCGACCTCGAAGGCATCGACAAGCCGTCGTACGACGAGCTGATGCACATCATGGAAACCCTCGAAACGCACTACAAGGACCTGTGCGACATCGAGTTCACCATCGAGCGCGGCAAGCTGTGGATGCTCCAGACCCGTGTCGGCAAGCGCACCGCCGGCGCCGCCTTCCGCATCGCCACCCAGCTCGTCGACCAGGGCCTGATCGACGAGGCCGAGGCCCTCCAGCGGGTCAACGGCGCGCAGCTCGCGCAGCTGATGTTCCCGCGCTTCGACGAGACCGCGAAGACGCAGATGATCGGCCGGGCCATCGCCGCCTCGCCCGGCGCCGCCGTCGGCAAGGCCGTCTTCGACTCCTACACCGCGGTCAAGTGGTCCCGCTCCGGCGAGAAGGTCATCCTCATCCGCCGCGAGACCAACCCCGACGACCTCAACGGCATGATCGCCGCCGAGGGCATCCTGACCTCGCGCGGCGGCAAGACCTCGCACGCCGCCGTGGTCGCCCGCGGCATGGGCAAGACCTGTGTCTGCGGCGCCGAGGAGCTGGAGGTCGACACCAAGCGCCGCTGTCTGACCGCGCCCGGCGGCATCGTCGTCGAAGAGGGCGACCTGATCTCCATCGACGGCTCCTCCGGCAAGGTCTACCTCGGCGAGGTGCCGGTCGTCCCGTCCCCGGTGGTCGAGTACTTCGAGGGCCGGATGCACGCCGGCGCCGACGACGCCGACGAGCTGGTCAAGGCCGTGCACCGGATCATGGCGTACGCGGACCGGGTGCGCCGGCTGCGCGTACGGGCCAACGCCGACAACGCCGAGGACGCGGCCCGCGCGCGCCGCTTCGGCGCCCAGGGCATCGGCCTGTGCCGCACCGAGCACATGTTCCTCGGTGAGCGCCGCGAGATGGTCGAGCGCCTGATCCTCGCCGACACCGACGCCGACCGCGAGGCCGCCCTCGGCGGCCTCCTCCCCCTCCAGAAGGCCGACTTCGTCGAGCTCTTCGAGGCCATGGACGGCCTGCCGGTGACGGTCCGCCTCCTGGACCCGCCGCTGCACGAGTTCCTGCCCGACATCACCGAACTCTCCGTACGTGTCGCCCTCGCCGAGTCCCGCAAGGACGCCAACGAGAACGACCTGCGCCTCCTCCAGGCCGTGCACAAGCTGCACGAGCAGAACCCGATGCTGGGCCTGCGCGGCGTCCGCCTCGGCCTGGTCATCCCCGGCCTGTTCGCCATGCAGGTACGGGCCATCGCGGAGGCGGCGGCCGAGCGCAAGAACGCCGCCAAGGGCGACCCGCGCGCCGAGATCATGATTCCGCTGGTCGGCACCGTCCAGGAGCTGGAGATCGTCCGCGAGGAGGCCGAGCAGGTCATCGCCGAGGTCGAGGCGGCCCGCGGCGTTGACCTCAAGCTCACCCTCGGCACCATGATCGAACTGCCCCGCGCCGCCCTGACCGCCGGCCAGATCGCCGAGTCCGCCGACTTCTTCTCCTTCGGCACCAACGACCTGACCCAGACGGTCTGGGGCTTCAGCCGCGACGACGTCGAGGCCAGCTTCTTCACCGCCTACCTGGAGAAGGGCATCTTCGGCGTCAGCCCCTTCGAGACCATCGACAAGGACGGCGTCGGCTCCCTGGTCCGCAGCGCCGCCGAAGCCGGCCGCGCCACCCGCCCCGACCTCAAGCTGGGCGTCTGCGGCGAACACGGCGGCGACCCGGAGTCGGTGCACTTCTTCCACGAGGTGGGCCTGGACTACGTCTCCTGCTCCCCGTTCCGCATCCCGGTCGCCCGCCTCGAAGCGGGCCGCGCGGCAGCGGAATCCCTGGGCAGCGACAGCCGCTGA
- the dusB gene encoding tRNA dihydrouridine synthase DusB, translating into MTQLQIGPHAVQPPVVLAPMAGITNAPFRTLCREFSGGKGLFVSEMITTRALVERNEKTMQLIHFDETEKPRSIQLYGVDPDTVGKAVRMIAEEDLADHIDLNFGCPVPKVTRKGGGSALPYKRHLLRSILREAVSNAGELPVTMKMRKGIDDDHITYLDAGRIAVEEGVTAIALHGRTAAQHYGGTADWDAIARLKEAVPEIPVLGNGDIWSADDALRMVRETGCDGVVVGRGCLGRPWLFGDLVAAFEGTGTYARPTLKEVAAVMLRHATLLGEWLGDEARGVIDFRKHVAWYTKGFSIGSELRKKLAIASSLDELDALMSELDLDQPWPAGADGPRGRTSGRNRVVLPDGWLDDPYDRAGVTADAELDTSGG; encoded by the coding sequence CCGTGGTTCTCGCGCCGATGGCCGGGATCACCAATGCCCCCTTCCGGACGCTGTGCCGGGAGTTCTCCGGCGGCAAGGGCCTGTTCGTCAGCGAGATGATCACGACGCGGGCGCTGGTCGAGCGCAACGAGAAGACCATGCAGCTGATCCACTTCGACGAGACGGAGAAGCCGCGCTCGATCCAGCTGTACGGCGTGGACCCGGACACCGTCGGCAAGGCCGTCCGCATGATCGCCGAGGAGGACCTGGCCGACCACATCGACCTGAACTTCGGCTGCCCGGTGCCGAAGGTGACCCGCAAGGGCGGCGGCTCGGCCCTCCCGTACAAGCGCCACCTGCTGCGTTCCATCCTGCGCGAGGCGGTCTCCAACGCCGGCGAGCTGCCCGTGACGATGAAGATGCGCAAGGGCATCGACGACGACCACATCACCTACCTCGACGCGGGCCGGATCGCCGTCGAGGAGGGCGTCACGGCCATCGCGCTGCACGGCCGCACCGCGGCCCAGCACTACGGCGGCACCGCCGACTGGGACGCCATCGCGCGCCTGAAGGAGGCCGTCCCGGAGATCCCGGTGCTCGGCAACGGGGACATCTGGTCGGCGGACGACGCGCTGCGCATGGTGCGCGAGACCGGCTGCGACGGCGTGGTCGTGGGGCGCGGCTGCCTGGGGCGGCCGTGGCTGTTCGGCGACCTGGTGGCGGCCTTCGAGGGGACGGGTACGTACGCGCGGCCCACCCTCAAGGAGGTCGCGGCCGTGATGCTGCGGCACGCCACGCTGCTGGGGGAGTGGCTCGGGGACGAGGCGCGCGGCGTCATCGACTTCCGCAAGCACGTCGCCTGGTACACGAAGGGCTTCTCGATCGGCTCGGAGCTGCGCAAGAAGCTGGCAATCGCCTCGTCGCTGGACGAACTGGACGCTCTGATGAGCGAGCTCGACCTCGACCAGCCCTGGCCCGCGGGCGCCGACGGACCGCGTGGCCGTACATCTGGCCGGAACCGGGTGGTTCTGCCGGACGGGTGGCTGGACGACCCGTACGACCGCGCGGGCGTGACGGCGGACGCGGAACTGGACACTTCGGGCGGGTGA